The sequence CTCTGATGTAACAGAGGAAACAGTTCGGCTTCCTGAGGGcactgaggagagacgggcaccgtaAGTTGAGGTGATGACCGCTCTACCCCAGAGGAGCATGCCCTCAAAAATTCCTGGACCACAGGCACCAGGATACTTAGGCGaagtggccactcatgaccacccCTTATCCTGTGATGGAGGCACCAGTCGTTAGCTTATGCGACGACAAAGAGTCCTCAGCACAGGGTCTTGGACAGGAACCATCGTTTCTTACACATGTCTAAGGTCCGAAAGCCTCGCCGTGTGACCATGATCATGTGAAATAGGTTGCCCTTCAGGGAAAAAACcattggtcctgagccaccactgaaagagtctcatgtacagcaggccaaaaggtatcacgttggacgcagctgccatcagacccaacaGTCTCCTTAGAAACTGtaacagtgagtgactggccttatCTCACTCTCTCGACGGCCATGGGGACCGACTCAAATCGAGCAGGAGacaaacgtgcctgcatcgtggtcaaatcccacactatacctagataagtggtcctcagtactggagaaagcacactttccTAGGCATTTTTAATCTTAACCCCAACTTTCCACGTGGACAAAAACAACATCTCAATGCTGAATTGCCAACTGCTCAAAAAAGAGCTAATATTGACCAAAAAGTCCATATAATTAAATATGTGGAGGAAAGTGCAGGGTGAGAGTGCAATAAATGGCCAAAAGCAGAGGCTGCTCTGCCCCGCAGCCTGTAATTTGTTTTAATTCCTCAGAATTAAAAACTATGGGAGCAGAGTTAAATATTCAGCTTCACACATTTAAGTTTAAGTAGATTGTGACATATGAATGAacacatttatgaatgaacatattatgaatgaacatgtttgtgaatgaacacatttatgaatgaacaGAGCATGCCCCTTTTTCTCAAGAGCGGCTGTGAGTGCTCAGCTCCCGAACAAACTACACATCAACCACGTGAATCTCCGCCCCCTATTTTTAGAGAAGCGAGAGCAGGGAGAAACAAGCGATCAATACATAGTCTGCTCATATGCATACAGCGTCAATCTCCTCGGAGAAAGACAGCTGCAGCTGCACGGGGATTCCCATGACTGCAGCCTCTGCTCTGCCTCGGCAAACACGGGACTTGAGCTGCGGGAAACACCCGCGAGCGAAGCTGCGAGCTCTGACTCAAGGGACGAAGTACCGCAGTGCGGGTTTCGAAAACCCAGAGACAAAGCGCACTAGATTTAGCGAGAAGGCAGAGAAACGAAATATTCATCTCTAGTCCTACTCCCAATATATGTGTAATCCCCACGAACGCAGTGCCCGTCCTGCCTCGGCAAAAACGGGACTGAGCCGTGGGGAAAACACTACGGGCAGTCAGCTCCCTCGAGAACTGACTCCCATGCTTCGCTCTCAAACAGACAACACAGAGATCGTGTGGATCCGCACTCGTAAAAAAACGAGGAAACGGGGGAACACATGTTCTGAATAGCCTGCTTATTTTTGGATTATAAGACATATTCCCGCAAaagaaagccgtgcaaactggcacgaaaaacatGGAATACAAGACACATACACAGAGCGCtagctgaaagacagaagctgccggctgcacgcGCCccacgtgctttatagcttccggGTCCCTACGTCATCTGCCCGTGACGTCGCGTTTGTTCTATTGGATTGCACACGTGTTTCACACGTTTCACACGTGTTTCAGAGCATGGTTCCAGAGCATGGAACCCGTAGGATTCTAAAGCGCtgttttgaagctcatagtgggcgggagtcggccgtcgccatcttgaaaTCGCGTCAccacgcgtcactcccggataatcataaatgggcaaaaaggcgggacgtgggtagAGCtagttgctgaaaccacgcccgcctagtgcgacagtggtgacagcagcggcaatccccctgtcactcatgtggctacgcccttaattatgctgaactttaaggcttaatataacttaaacggatgagttataaaaaaattcacccccctcacagttgacatgaagggcaaaactagctatataccaaaaccattttttgaagcaggctgtaaacatacttttttctgctgtaaagttggacattttaacatggggagtcaatgggactgactcccttttgcagccagtctctagtggccagtcgatgaattgcagtttaagtcacttccgtgttggtttcagtagagagagcgggaggttgccgcttggatTTCACACGTGTTTCAGAGCATGGTCTCGCTGAGGGCGTTTCCCAAAGCGTTTCCGGACGCAGCTTGAGTTCCCGGTGGGGAGCTTTGATTTGCAATCTGTTGTAGTGTCCACTCTTGACATGTTCACATTTTTGGCCCATGATTGGTATCCACTGTCCACTCACACCTCTATATTGAATGTGTTGTACAGTAGTTCTTAAAGTGAGTGAGGTTAAGATGAAACACTTTGGTTCCATTATGAGACGTGTTAGGCATAAATGTGGTATGACAGTCTTTAATATTCTCAGACTGGATGCATTTACACAGAATGTCACAATGAACACTTTCGTCCGTCCATTAATAAGCATTACTCATTATCTGTCACCGTCTGTTGCTTTTACACATGCATATACACAAGCTGATGTTTAAATTATATGCAAAAATGCTGTATAATTGTTTATTGCCAGAAGTCTTCCTTTTTTAGATTTGTAGAAGTGAAACTGTCTTGCATTTGCATTAATTAAAGCAGAATTAATGAATATAACCCTAGAACCTTTCTTCAAGAAGTgattttaataatttgaattacATTAGAATTAAAGGTGAAATGTGTCATTTTTCCTCCACTACCATCATGAAATGGAAGTATTAATGGtttaagacattttaatgttCCTGAATACGACGATGAGGGAGCGAGACGAAATGACATATATTTCTGTGGGAGCGGGACTAAAAAATCCatcccttgcaggtctctgatgaagtttgcgtgcagtgGTTGGTAGTTGGTAGAGTCActgttcagtctgtatttaactgCGCGATGAGGCTGCTGCACCAAAGCACAGAACACGAGAGACGGCGCGCTTTGACCATTTTAATGCAAAACATtattaatgaaattaaacaaatttaggatattttttaaattaattttaagccatctcgtGGCCCActtggaggatcactgaggcccacaGGTTGAGAATACCTGTTCTAAAGTACAATTATTGATGTTTGACAAGTTTTCATGGAAGAAATCCAGGTATTTCAATAGGAATAGGCAAAATAGGCGAAAAATTTCCCCACACAGATTTTGCAATGGCATTAAGTTAGTCATATAAATTTGGCATACTGACCAGCAGAAAGTTGCctgatttaaaaatgaaaacacatttaaaaaacatctatatgacatttttaatgtaaatgtaaacaggAATGGAAATGTAAATGCTACATGCAAATTCACAAATTACTGTGAATAGTAATGAGATCAGGGTCTTCAGAATAGAATAAAtgttttaacaacaacaaaaaaagaactgCACACTTCAGCTTTAAAGACCATATTTATAATCGATGTGACCAAAAGATTAATAACATTGCTGTAAAGTGTCAACCTAACCAGGTCTAAAGTCCACATTTAACTTCATGGAGGAAGTTGCTAAATTGTTTTGCGGCATGTGATGGAGAGAATAAAAAAGAGAAGTAGAATAAAGCGGGCAAGTACAGAAAAAAACCACAGAAGTGAAACTTAAAATATCTAGTAAAATGAAAGTGCAAAAAGGCTCAGCTGTGGGGAAATAGTGGAAGCAAATTTGGTAAtacagtgattttttttaaaataaaagatctTATGTATAATGTTTTGAAAGATTATTGGGAAAACCTTCTGCGTTGGGTTCTAGAGCTGTCTTAAGTCACTGATGAGAGAATCTCCTAACTGAAAAGTTCTGGGAGGATTATAGTGCTCTGAAATGTAGATCTCCTCGATTTTGTTCTTGTTTCTGTTGAACTTTACAATGACTCTGTCCATGTTGCTCATTTGGTTATGTGGATCATAGTATTTCCTCACTTCATAGGGAAGATCCTGAGAGTGCCGGTAGTGAAGGTTTCCTATGGTGAAGTACATATACGTGCGTTTGTCCTTCAGCGGAGGGAGCAGGTAACCACTGTTATGAAACACATGGAACCCAAATTCTCCAGCCACAGGGTTACAGAGAGCCACCATGTTGTTGTCAATGCATGTTTTCACGTACCACTTAATTAGGGCGAGTCCGTGACGGGGAGGTGGATATCCAAACCCAGTCTCCTCAAGCTCCTCTTCAGTGTTTAATGTTTCAATGCCGATGACCAAGATGGCAAGCAAAAGGCTGAGATGTTTCGTCATCGCTGTATGCAGTCTGCAGGGAGAATGAGAGCAATTTAATATCAAATGACTGAATCATGAAATCATAATTTGCCATTTTTACTTCCTAAATGCACATCCGCATGTTGAATAAAGACACATTTTTTTGATCCTGCTTAATTCCTTAAAAAGTCTAATTGCCCAAACCAATTACCGATAAATAGagcaatattaaaattaaatactattttgtttaaatataaaaaaaaacacactaaaacataaaaccatttaaaatgctTAAAAGTTAGATTAGTTATTTAGGAACAACATTTTAATGTACAGTATGGAAAATGGGTGTTTTGAGAATTGCTAAAGATTCTaacaattttattaaattattagtcTTTTTAAAGATTAGCCTTTATGTTGAGCATCCCTAATTTTTCATGATTTAATTAGCTGTTTCAATCTgaaatatactaccagtcaaaagtttagaacagtacgatttttaatgttttctaaagaagtcttttctgctcacaaagcctgcatttatttgatccaaagtacagcaaaacagtatttttttctatttgaatataatttaaaatgtaatttattcctgtgattttttaGCAGCATTATTCtagtcacacgattcttcagaaaacattctaatattctgatattctgattctgattattattagaaataactttataaattactttatcatcatttttgatcaatttaaagcatccttgctaaataaaagtatccaaatttgaatggtatagtgtgtaatgttacaaaagccttttatttgagataaatgctgatctttatatttgtcaaagaatcctgaaaaaaaattactcaactgttttaaatagttttaatagtaataatcagaaaaaatataaaaatcagcatattagaatgatttctggaagaTCACCTGCCACTGAAGATTGGAATAATGacgatgaaaatttagctttgatcacaggaataaattatatttaagaaaatattcaaattgaaagcagtaactttaaatagtacaaatatttcacaatattactgactTTACtgtatggatcaaataaatgtagactggtagtgtatgccataataaataaaaaataaaataaatacaatttaaaaaaaattaattacttgCAAACGCTGTTTCTTGTTGACTTATCACACTTGTTTTAAAAACTCTTGACATTTATACTGTTAGCAAACCTTTTTGCTCTTTTCTATCACCTTTTTTTAGCGTGAAAGTAATGTCTTGTACCTGCTTTTCCTGTTGGTATTGTTATATCCAGAGATAATTTTTTCAACTTACAGGAACATAGACACTTCTTTTAAATTTCTAGGTGATTAAAACATCTCATTAACAGTTTTCAAAACCTGTGCTGAGGTGTTTAAAGCAAAGAACAACAGTGAAAATAGCATTCTTGATTAAGCGGTATTCATGTTGATTTACCTGAATGAGTCAGCAGAACGTGGGTGTGGAATGTCTTGAGGAGGTTGTGGATATTTTGGGACTAACTGCGTGCGTATAGAGACTGTTCAGAATATGTGGGCCCTTAGTTTGAGAGCTACGTTTTCTGGCGCATTTATTCACCCTTTCTAAGAGGAAGTGGTTAAATATGTGAAACCTACATGACAGATGCGTTCTGCCCTGTTGCCCGGTCTCAGTTCCGGATTATGAATTATCAAAATGCATTCATCTTAATCCTAACAGCTCTGATTCAATTCAAAACACGACAGCTgtgaaattaaaacacataatgtGCTGACTGAAAAGAGAGTAAACACATCTCTTCCTCCCTAGAGAAAAGCAAATATGGCATGCAATAGCCTACAGGTGATCTGTGCTTTGAGATTTTTCTCAGAGAATGTCTGAAGGTGGAAAGTACAGTTTCTGCTCAGAGATTATGTCCAAAATCCCTTAAAGTCAGTTCACTCATGGCCATTTTGGAAAACCCCCAGGCAGCTATTTTCAGTGAAACTCTCTAAATTAGCTTGAAGAAGTGAAATTTTTGTCAAGATTATGTTTTAATAGCATCATCAATAAAATTTGACAATAACTGCACAGATTCTTTATCttaaaaacactgcattttatCCCAAGCAGGTCCAGCTACTGTGCAATTCAGACTAAACAAACTATTTTGCATTtatatggttatcggtatcggtcatttttTTATGATGccgttttaaaaaaatctaagattatgaaattaaagttgtaatatttcgagaataaagtaggaattacgagaatgaagtcgaaatattactagaataaagtcaaaattacaagaataaagtcaaaatattatgacaataaagtcaaaattctgagaataaagtcaaaatgtttcgagaataaaatcgaaatgttttGAACAATAAAGTTCAAAATTAtcagaagaaagtcaaaattttttgagaataaaatcaaaattacaagaataaagtcaaagtatttagaaaataatgttgaaatgtttagacTATAAAGTGAAAATgatcagaataatgtcaaaatgttttgagaataaaataaaaattacgggaataaagttgaagtgtttcgagaataaaatctaaatgtttcgaaCAAGTGTGAGAATGTTTCgactataaagtcaaaattatcggaataaagtcaaaatgttttgagaataaaatcaaaatgatcagaataaagtcaaaattgtttgagaataaaatcaaaattacgagaataaagtcaaagtatttcgagaataatgttgaaatgtttcgactataaagtaaaaattatcagaataaagtcaaaaatttttgagaataaaatcaaaattacgagaataaaatcaaagtattttgagaataatgttgaaatgtttcgactataaagtcaaaattatcagaagaaagtcaaaattttttgagaataaaatcaaaattacgagaataaagtcgaagtgtttttcgagaatgaagtcggaatgtttcgactataaagtgaaaattatcagaataaagtcaaaatgttttgagaataaaatcaaaattacgagaataaagtcaaagtatttcgagaataatgttgaaatgtttcgactataaagtgaaaattatcagaagaaagtcaaaatgttttgagaataaaatcaaaattatcagaataaagtaaaaattttttgagaataaaatcaaaattacgagaataaagtcgaagtgtttcgagaatgaagtcggaatgtttcgactataaagtcaaaattatcagaataaagtcaaaattttttgagaataaaatcaaaattacgagaataaagtcaaagtatttcgaaaataatgttgaaatgtttcgactataaagtgaaaattatcagaataaagtcaaaatattttgagaataaaatcaaaattatcagaataaagtcaaaattttttgagaataaaatcaaaattacgagaataaagtcgaagtgtttcgagaatgaagtcggaatgtttcgactataaagtgaaaattattagaataaagtcaaaatgttttgagaataaaatcaaaattacgagaataaaatcaaagtaTTTCgaaaatgaagtcggaatgtttcgactataaagtcaaaattatcagaataaagtcaaaatgttttgagaataaaatcaaaattatcagaataaagtcaaaattttttgagaataaaatcaaaattaccagaaaaaagtcaaagtatttcgaaaataatgttgaaatgtttcgacTATAAAGTGAAAATgatcagaataaagtcaaaatgttttgagaataaaattaaaattacgagaataaagtcaaagtatttagaaaataatgttgaaatgtttcgactataaagtcaaatttatcaGAAGTCAAATTTTTTTGAGAATAATatcaaaattactagaataaagtcaaagtat is a genomic window of Garra rufa unplaced genomic scaffold, GarRuf1.0 hap1_unplaced_017, whole genome shotgun sequence containing:
- the LOC141315342 gene encoding uncharacterized protein; the encoded protein is MTKHLSLLLAILVIGIETLNTEEELEETGFGYPPPRHGLALIKWYVKTCIDNNMVALCNPVAGEFGFHVFHNSGYLLPPLKDKRTYMYFTIGNLHYRHSQDLPYEVRKYYDPHNQMSNMDRVIVKFNRNKNKIEEIYISEHYNPPRTFQLGDSLISDLRQL